The Microbacter sp. GSS18 genome has a segment encoding these proteins:
- a CDS encoding serine/threonine-protein kinase → MPQRLPSTPPILPGLAYIRPLGSGGFADVFLYEQDMPRRDVAVKVLPADIRDPDLRRMFNVEADVLAHLSAHPAIVTVYQAGISADGRPYIVMEYCPGALAQRYRLERMPVEEVLAIGVRMAGALESAHRAGLIHRDIKPSNILVTTFGSPVLADFGISSSLLRAGSDHVLAMSVPWSAPEVVAEETTGTVASEVWGLGATVYSLLAGHSPFERRERGQNSRELLRRRIARASYTDIPRADVPASLQRVLATAMSRDPAKRQPSALAFAEELREVQAELGLSRTPVDVPESGWEPVSRGVDFDDSGLRGPARSRLERTTTRKTDGADGFTRIARDEDEPLEAPGGAPRRVLPWLIGAAAAVAAAAAAVVATLMITGGL, encoded by the coding sequence GTGCCGCAACGACTGCCCTCCACGCCGCCGATCCTCCCGGGCCTGGCGTACATCCGGCCCCTCGGATCCGGCGGCTTCGCGGACGTGTTCCTCTATGAGCAGGACATGCCGCGGCGGGACGTCGCCGTGAAGGTCCTCCCCGCCGACATCCGCGATCCGGACCTGCGCCGCATGTTCAACGTCGAGGCGGACGTCCTCGCCCACCTGTCGGCGCACCCCGCGATCGTGACGGTCTACCAGGCGGGCATCTCGGCCGACGGCCGGCCGTACATCGTGATGGAGTACTGCCCGGGCGCGCTGGCCCAGCGGTACCGGCTCGAGCGGATGCCGGTCGAGGAGGTCCTGGCGATCGGCGTGCGCATGGCGGGGGCGCTGGAGTCGGCCCACCGCGCCGGTCTCATCCACCGCGACATCAAGCCGAGCAACATCCTCGTCACGACGTTCGGGTCGCCGGTGCTGGCCGACTTCGGCATCTCGTCGTCCCTGCTGCGCGCCGGCAGCGACCACGTGCTGGCGATGTCGGTGCCGTGGAGCGCACCCGAGGTCGTCGCGGAGGAGACGACCGGCACCGTCGCCAGCGAGGTGTGGGGTCTCGGCGCGACGGTGTATTCGCTGCTGGCCGGGCACAGCCCCTTCGAGCGCCGCGAGCGCGGCCAGAACTCCCGCGAGCTGCTGCGACGGCGCATCGCCCGCGCGAGCTACACCGACATCCCGCGCGCCGATGTGCCCGCGTCGCTGCAGCGGGTGCTGGCGACGGCGATGAGCCGAGACCCGGCCAAGCGTCAGCCCTCTGCACTCGCCTTCGCCGAGGAGCTGCGCGAGGTCCAGGCCGAGCTCGGCCTGAGTCGCACTCCCGTCGACGTCCCCGAGTCCGGTTGGGAGCCGGTCTCGCGGGGGGTCGACTTCGACGACAGCGGGCTGCGGGGGCCCGCCCGCAGCCGCCTGGAGCGCACGACGACGCGCAAGACCGACGGGGCCGACGGGTTCACGCGGATCGCGCGTGACGAGGACGAGCCCCTCGAGGCGCCCGGGGGTGCGCCGCGGCGCGTGCTCCCGTGGCTGATCGGCGCCGCGGCCGCGGTGGCCGCCGCCGCGGCGGCGGTGGTGGCGACGCTCATGATCACGGGGGGCCTGTGA
- a CDS encoding Ig-like domain-containing protein — protein MRRRSVIGFVAAVSAGAVLIGVGIAWPGLDARETPDVDTAVWALQTGEGRRYARVNTAIGELDTVRSVSNPSQVVQGSGSAYLYTDSYSKLARIDGALPIDLDAQALQEAVSTPRGTTDVATAGDFAAYRTDAGAVFTGRLSSGETTQVDPFSEPDDDGPRYTADAIAVGADGVLVAYSRADGSVLRYDIVTGRPLVRDPLDVSGLTSPAVTAAGATWAVVDTDDGDVWLADADEPLSAPTTGGIVVGRPDPGATGVYLADETGLVRVAADGSAVERSVGDGSSVLGAPAQPIVHDGETYAAWLAAGADGGTLWRSTSGSAPLDYGGGELPDQRRPVFVASDSAVILNETRTGWVWTVPDGALVASSQDWALDERTDPAAVPSDEQLSVVLDPKPPVAEPDAFGVRAGALVTLPVLMNDHDPNEDVLSIDPESVTGLDPGFGEVSITDDGQRLAVRVAATAAGEATLQYSVTDGTADRGLRSAATTVTLTTVAESENAGPEWCGVDGCLLDWPEPEVARGGTVTVPVLPGWVDPEGDPLLLLSVENQSGIGSVAATPAGDVVYQHDDDGSAAEQLITLAVTVSDTRGATSTRQLIVRASSAPVLVAQSFAVIDSIDAGISVDVAPHVTGTVGDMTLESVRVLDDAAATATAVAGSTRFDFAPRATGTFRVGFTVTDGRSNASGTARITVLAADAPAQLATSPVVAFVRPQQDATLDVFAAVSNPTRRVLLLSDVLTEPEPGASLTVDAVAQNHLRVSGTTADGSAGRLGTVRYVVSDGTDDAGSRVEGEATVYLLPPAPELAPIAVDDTVLVRAGAQIDVPVLDNDIAPAGGRPILNPASVVSSAPEALAFASGDMLRYLAPEEPGEYTVEYAVYTAGSPSLADTAVVRISVLDAEANRAPLPDTLEGRVLSGQSTLIEFDGFGMDPDGDVVALDGITAQPERGAAAIGADGASIVYTSVPGDRGQIAFRYRVVDAFGQTGEGTVRVGVLDAESNPSPVTYTDYVQVQAGADSRIRISPLANDVDPTMGELTLTQVRPDVAPALDDGTPNPEFTRTASLIRSTRDDTVVISAGTVPGVMSFLYDVESSSGNTGRGLIVVKVVRDSVPDYPMVADTVLTAETREDFPGGVDVLVDRVSWSSGDVSELTVSLWGAPEGVWVDGPRIGGELPESSRIIPFAVTGTGASGEVTTYAFVRVPGDDDLALALRTGFAAPEVDELGSAVFDMADLVAMPRGATLEVGADIVASGARPEAACSRAGATTVRYDAGSGAPWADACRVPVRTDGQDEWTYLSVPVTVFALDPQPELRAGSLTVGPGEVHTFDLTDLTTWQLRADWEGIRYAVDYSGTAFEVSLEGSIVTVVGGDRSLPGAEEAAIVSVRSHSAVAPVRLILRVGAAPSTLPRGGTVAEQCTQASGSSCTITVVGASGEVNPLPRTPLEVIDVRATGACVGVSFQVASSTAVTATWDEDAPGATCTASFSLRDAQQRRTNAERDGTIALDLLGYPKAPASVSQTAYGDGRLTLRVDPGDARQAYPALTGFSILRSGEVVARCDADGSCPDIAAPNGEAREYEAVAVNPVGVSRASVSTVAWAYEPPPAPESVDARPVVTAGDGRLVALTITGIDGRETGAVEVTSETGETLTLSVPRGQTRLEVPSYRIGTNERTAVTITPVSRFDLPPGLEGTQAGTAVTIQTNGVGAPLDPQLTLASASNGDGTSTVTARASAASGGDGSTLRYGIVPDGAACTTTADGSTATFSGLADGEEYRYTMCAESWIGDVSYGRVTTTATVRAQQTGRAPSGWTFVVDAAPDVAAGRAEWIIRDQPTSDERVPNNNTVEFSGAPPTSVFGRDPGILVRYVHRVWDRATPWATVVPAAGSAPYQVQASWTVSACVGGGALELQGSSSAAPSGAGASIAFSNAALVYRDADGAVLAHTAGTWDVPVGAVSVDGIGVTANWDAQGWGLAPASATFSASCTPNLPPDDSGTAP, from the coding sequence ATGCGCCGCCGCTCCGTGATCGGGTTCGTGGCGGCGGTGTCCGCCGGCGCGGTGCTGATCGGCGTGGGGATCGCGTGGCCGGGCCTCGACGCGCGCGAGACGCCCGACGTCGACACGGCGGTGTGGGCGCTGCAGACGGGGGAGGGTCGCCGCTACGCCCGGGTGAACACCGCGATCGGCGAGCTCGACACGGTGCGCAGCGTCAGCAACCCGTCGCAGGTGGTGCAGGGCTCGGGTTCGGCGTATCTGTACACCGACAGCTACAGCAAGCTCGCCCGGATCGACGGCGCGCTGCCGATCGACCTCGACGCGCAGGCCCTGCAGGAGGCCGTCTCGACGCCGCGCGGCACGACCGACGTCGCCACGGCGGGCGATTTCGCGGCGTACCGGACCGATGCGGGCGCCGTGTTCACGGGCCGGCTGTCGTCGGGGGAGACCACGCAGGTCGACCCGTTCTCGGAGCCGGACGACGACGGACCCCGGTACACCGCGGATGCGATCGCGGTGGGTGCGGACGGCGTGCTGGTGGCGTACTCGAGGGCCGACGGCTCGGTGCTGCGCTACGACATCGTCACGGGTCGCCCGCTCGTGCGCGACCCGCTGGACGTGTCGGGGCTGACGTCGCCGGCGGTCACGGCGGCGGGGGCGACGTGGGCCGTGGTGGACACCGACGACGGCGACGTGTGGCTCGCGGATGCCGATGAGCCGCTCTCGGCCCCCACGACGGGTGGGATCGTCGTCGGCCGGCCCGATCCGGGCGCCACCGGGGTGTACCTCGCCGACGAGACGGGCCTCGTGCGCGTGGCGGCGGACGGGTCCGCCGTCGAGCGCAGCGTCGGCGACGGCAGCTCGGTGCTGGGCGCTCCCGCACAGCCGATCGTCCACGACGGCGAGACTTACGCGGCGTGGCTCGCCGCGGGAGCCGACGGCGGCACGCTGTGGCGATCGACGTCGGGATCCGCACCGCTGGACTACGGCGGCGGCGAGCTCCCCGATCAGCGTCGCCCGGTGTTCGTCGCGAGCGATTCGGCGGTGATCCTCAACGAGACCCGCACCGGGTGGGTGTGGACCGTCCCCGACGGTGCGCTCGTCGCGTCGAGCCAGGACTGGGCGCTCGACGAGCGCACCGATCCGGCCGCCGTCCCCAGCGACGAGCAGCTCAGCGTCGTGCTGGACCCGAAGCCGCCGGTCGCCGAGCCCGACGCGTTCGGGGTCCGCGCGGGTGCGCTGGTGACCCTGCCGGTGCTCATGAACGACCACGACCCGAACGAGGACGTGCTCTCGATCGATCCCGAATCGGTCACGGGTCTGGACCCCGGCTTCGGCGAGGTGTCGATCACCGACGACGGTCAGCGACTGGCCGTCCGCGTCGCCGCGACCGCCGCGGGCGAGGCGACGCTGCAGTACTCCGTCACCGACGGCACCGCCGACCGCGGCCTGCGTTCTGCCGCGACCACGGTGACGCTGACGACGGTCGCGGAGTCCGAGAACGCCGGCCCCGAGTGGTGCGGCGTCGACGGGTGCCTGCTGGACTGGCCCGAGCCCGAGGTCGCGCGCGGCGGGACCGTCACGGTCCCCGTGCTGCCCGGCTGGGTCGACCCCGAGGGCGACCCGCTGCTGCTGCTGTCGGTCGAGAACCAGTCGGGGATCGGCAGCGTCGCGGCCACGCCCGCCGGCGACGTCGTGTACCAGCACGACGACGACGGCTCCGCGGCCGAGCAGCTCATCACGCTCGCTGTGACGGTGTCCGACACCCGCGGTGCGACCTCGACGCGCCAGCTCATCGTGCGCGCCTCGTCGGCGCCGGTCCTGGTGGCGCAGTCGTTCGCGGTGATCGACTCGATCGACGCAGGCATCTCGGTCGACGTCGCGCCGCACGTGACCGGGACGGTGGGTGACATGACGCTGGAGTCGGTGCGGGTGCTCGACGACGCCGCGGCGACGGCCACCGCGGTCGCGGGGTCGACGAGGTTCGACTTCGCGCCTCGCGCCACCGGGACGTTCCGCGTCGGATTCACCGTGACCGACGGACGGTCCAACGCCTCCGGCACGGCGCGGATCACGGTGCTGGCCGCCGACGCGCCCGCGCAGCTGGCGACCTCGCCCGTCGTCGCCTTCGTGCGCCCCCAGCAGGATGCGACCCTCGACGTCTTCGCGGCCGTGAGCAATCCGACGCGACGCGTGCTGCTGCTCAGCGACGTGCTCACCGAGCCCGAGCCCGGCGCCTCGCTGACGGTCGACGCCGTCGCCCAGAACCACCTGCGGGTGTCGGGGACCACCGCCGACGGCTCGGCCGGGCGCCTCGGGACGGTGCGGTACGTCGTCAGCGACGGCACGGACGACGCGGGCTCGCGCGTCGAGGGCGAGGCGACCGTGTACCTGCTGCCGCCGGCGCCCGAACTGGCGCCGATCGCCGTCGACGACACCGTCCTGGTGCGCGCGGGGGCGCAGATCGACGTGCCCGTGCTCGACAACGACATCGCGCCGGCCGGCGGCCGGCCGATCCTCAATCCGGCCTCGGTGGTGTCGTCGGCGCCCGAGGCGCTCGCCTTCGCGTCCGGCGACATGCTGCGGTACCTCGCTCCCGAGGAGCCGGGGGAGTACACGGTGGAGTACGCCGTGTACACCGCCGGATCGCCGTCGCTGGCCGACACCGCCGTCGTCCGCATCAGCGTGCTCGACGCCGAGGCGAACCGCGCGCCGCTGCCCGACACGCTCGAGGGACGCGTGCTCAGCGGTCAGTCGACGCTGATCGAGTTCGACGGATTCGGCATGGACCCCGACGGCGACGTCGTGGCCCTCGACGGCATCACCGCCCAGCCCGAGCGCGGGGCGGCCGCCATCGGGGCGGACGGCGCATCGATCGTCTACACGAGCGTCCCCGGCGACCGCGGCCAGATCGCCTTCCGCTACCGCGTCGTCGATGCCTTCGGGCAGACCGGCGAGGGCACGGTGCGCGTCGGCGTGCTCGACGCCGAATCGAACCCGAGCCCGGTCACGTACACCGACTACGTCCAGGTGCAGGCGGGCGCCGACAGCCGCATCCGCATCAGCCCGCTCGCCAACGACGTCGACCCGACGATGGGCGAGCTCACCCTGACGCAGGTGCGGCCCGACGTCGCCCCGGCCCTGGACGACGGCACGCCGAACCCCGAGTTCACGCGGACCGCGAGCCTGATCCGGTCGACGCGCGACGACACCGTCGTCATCTCCGCCGGGACCGTGCCCGGTGTCATGAGCTTCCTCTACGACGTGGAGTCGTCATCGGGCAACACCGGCCGGGGGCTCATCGTCGTCAAGGTCGTCCGCGACAGCGTGCCGGACTATCCCATGGTCGCCGACACGGTGCTCACCGCAGAGACGCGCGAGGACTTCCCCGGGGGCGTGGACGTGCTCGTCGATCGCGTCTCGTGGTCCAGCGGCGACGTCTCCGAGCTGACGGTGTCGCTGTGGGGCGCGCCCGAGGGCGTGTGGGTGGACGGGCCGCGCATCGGCGGCGAGCTTCCCGAGAGCTCGCGCATCATCCCCTTCGCCGTGACGGGCACGGGCGCCTCCGGCGAGGTGACGACCTACGCGTTCGTGCGCGTCCCCGGGGACGACGACCTCGCGCTGGCGCTGCGCACCGGGTTCGCCGCTCCCGAGGTGGACGAGCTCGGGTCCGCGGTGTTCGACATGGCCGACCTCGTCGCGATGCCGCGCGGCGCGACGCTCGAGGTCGGCGCCGACATCGTCGCATCGGGTGCTCGTCCCGAAGCGGCGTGCAGCCGGGCGGGAGCGACGACGGTGCGGTACGACGCAGGCTCGGGGGCGCCGTGGGCCGACGCCTGCCGCGTGCCGGTGCGCACCGACGGGCAGGACGAGTGGACGTACCTGTCGGTGCCCGTCACGGTCTTCGCGCTCGACCCGCAGCCCGAGCTGCGCGCGGGATCGCTCACGGTCGGACCGGGCGAGGTGCACACGTTCGACCTGACCGACCTGACCACGTGGCAGCTGCGCGCCGACTGGGAGGGCATCCGGTACGCGGTGGACTACTCGGGCACCGCGTTCGAGGTGTCGCTGGAGGGCAGCATCGTCACGGTCGTCGGGGGCGACCGGTCGCTGCCCGGCGCCGAGGAGGCCGCGATCGTCTCGGTCCGCAGCCACAGCGCCGTCGCTCCCGTGCGCCTCATCCTGCGGGTCGGGGCGGCGCCCTCGACGCTGCCGCGCGGCGGCACGGTCGCCGAGCAGTGCACGCAGGCCTCGGGGTCGAGCTGCACGATCACGGTCGTGGGCGCCTCGGGCGAGGTCAATCCGCTGCCGCGGACGCCGCTCGAGGTCATCGACGTGCGCGCCACGGGCGCGTGCGTCGGCGTCAGCTTCCAGGTCGCCTCGAGCACCGCCGTGACCGCCACGTGGGACGAGGACGCCCCGGGTGCGACGTGCACGGCGTCGTTCTCGCTGCGCGACGCCCAGCAGCGGCGCACCAACGCCGAGCGCGACGGCACCATCGCCCTGGACCTGCTCGGCTACCCCAAGGCGCCCGCGAGCGTCTCGCAGACCGCGTACGGCGACGGGCGGCTGACGCTGCGGGTCGACCCGGGCGACGCCCGCCAGGCGTACCCCGCACTGACCGGCTTCTCGATCCTCCGGTCCGGCGAGGTGGTCGCCCGCTGCGACGCCGACGGGTCGTGTCCCGACATCGCCGCGCCCAACGGCGAGGCGCGCGAGTACGAAGCCGTCGCGGTGAACCCCGTCGGTGTCTCGCGCGCGAGCGTGAGCACCGTCGCGTGGGCCTACGAGCCGCCGCCCGCGCCCGAGAGCGTGGACGCGCGGCCCGTCGTGACCGCCGGCGACGGCCGTCTGGTCGCCCTCACGATCACCGGCATCGACGGCCGCGAGACCGGTGCGGTCGAGGTCACCAGCGAGACCGGGGAGACGCTGACCCTCTCGGTGCCGCGCGGACAGACCCGCCTCGAGGTCCCGTCCTACCGGATCGGCACGAACGAGCGCACCGCGGTGACCATCACGCCGGTGTCGCGGTTCGATCTGCCGCCGGGCCTCGAGGGAACCCAGGCCGGCACGGCGGTGACGATCCAGACCAACGGCGTCGGCGCTCCGCTCGATCCGCAGCTCACGCTGGCGTCGGCGTCGAACGGCGACGGCACGTCGACCGTCACGGCGCGCGCGAGCGCGGCATCGGGCGGCGACGGCTCGACGCTGCGGTACGGGATCGTCCCCGACGGCGCGGCCTGCACGACGACGGCGGACGGCTCGACCGCCACGTTCTCGGGCCTCGCCGACGGCGAGGAGTACCGATACACGATGTGCGCGGAGTCGTGGATCGGCGACGTCTCGTACGGCCGCGTCACGACGACGGCCACGGTGCGGGCCCAGCAGACGGGCCGGGCCCCGAGCGGGTGGACGTTCGTCGTGGATGCGGCCCCCGACGTCGCCGCGGGCCGCGCCGAGTGGATCATCCGAGACCAGCCGACCTCGGACGAGCGCGTGCCCAACAACAACACCGTCGAGTTCAGCGGCGCACCGCCGACATCCGTGTTCGGGCGCGACCCCGGCATCCTCGTCCGGTACGTGCACCGGGTGTGGGACCGCGCGACGCCGTGGGCCACGGTCGTCCCGGCCGCCGGCAGCGCCCCCTACCAGGTGCAGGCGAGCTGGACCGTGTCGGCGTGCGTCGGCGGCGGCGCACTCGAGCTGCAGGGCAGCTCGTCGGCCGCGCCGTCCGGCGCGGGGGCGTCGATCGCGTTCTCGAACGCGGCGCTGGTCTACCGCGACGCCGACGGCGCCGTGCTCGCCCACACGGCCGGCACGTGGGACGTGCCGGTGGGTGCCGTGAGCGTGGACGGGATCGGCGTCACCGCGAACTGGGACGCCCAGGGCTGGGGCCTGGCCCCGGCGAGTGCGACGTTCTCGGCATCCTGCACCCCCAACCTCCCCCCAGACGACTCCGGCACCGCGCCCTGA